The sequence CCACTCCTGTCTGTCTGTGACTGGTAACCCTTTTTGGCTACCATGTCGCCATAACAGCTGCAAAGATTGATTGATAGGATTGTAAGCTAAACACTGAAATGAATGCAGGCTTGCTTGTTATGTTTTTTGGGAGAGCACGGAcagcatttccttttaaaaacccATTACCACTGCAGAATAATTTCTTCCCACTCTCTAACATTCCTCTTGGGAGCATTCATCTAAAAATACAGCTGCTCAACTCCTGGGACTTTTGAATCCCTTGCGGTCCCAAGTTCTCTGAACATCACACTCCTTTGTTTTAAGCCAGTATCGTGGAATCGGAGGAAGAATGTAACCATATATCGTTATCACTTGGAGCAATCTGCCAAATGACATTCTTAACTTTGGAGAATGTGTGTATTAGAATAATCTAACTTTTTCTTCAACCGAGAGGCATGTAGGAGTGACTTTTTGGATACTGCTCTGTCTGATTTACTTTCAAGCCcttaaatcaatctctctctctctctctctctctctctctctctctctctctctctcttctcccttagTGTACACTTGGCTCAGAGGTGGCCTTGCGAGTGGGAGGCAACTTCTTCTTTGATCCTCAACCTGCCGACGCCCCTGCAAACCTCGTGCTCGTAGCTGGCGGAGTCGGAATTAACCCCTTGTTTTCTATACTGCTCCATGTCGCAGACCTTCAAAGAACTCGAGAGAACAAAGGATCTGGCTACAAAATGGGAACGGCAAATCTGTTCTATTGTGCAAAAAACACTCACGAGCTGCTCTTTAGGGTAGGTGGCATTATATAATGGTGATGGTTATGAGCATTTGTACCCTGCTGTTCAgccaaaaggctcccagagcagcttgcaatcaattaaaacaagatAGCCCCTACCTGCAGGCTTacaaactaaaaaagaaaaacagcacacAAGGGAAAGGGACGGAGGAAAGAGACGTACATTCataacacacaaatatatatatatccattatTTGCTTTACCCCAAGATTTGCTTGGGTTAGCTCTGAGACTGATTGGGTAGAGATGAGCAGAGAGAGGGGCATCCTTTGCTGAGGTAGCTGGTCTCTGCTGCCTACTCCTCCCTTGGCAGAAGTGGTCATAGTCTGCCACTCCTCAGTCAAtgcagctgtcagggaactgccatcggctcagaggcgagaaatagaagggcagttgtgttacaggaagcctccgaaaatcttgcgaagcagttcctcttctggggaggaggaaagcctcacctccagtggggaagaggtgcaaggaccagaggatgctggtgggagcctTAACACTGCTCCTGAGCAAGCCGGACAGGAGGGAAACACGCCCTTGCCATCGCCCATCCTGTGCAGTAGTCTAAGgcgcaaagagggaaggagaaggctgGGGGTAACGAaattcttatgttgggggaggtccaaaagacgaccactcccagattctgctagcgattgagccagacatgagctttggggctcttcactgtaaatagtttgcaccaaaataaagtaAATAGTTTGCACCTGTAAAAGACGAGTTGGAGTCTTGCCTGGTTACTCTTGAGCAACCGCAACAGCCATTGGAGTATGAAGGCCAGACAAGGGAGGCCACTCCAGacatgagctgctgctgctgctgctgctgctcctcttctaGCTGACCTTCAGACCTTCACTCCAGAGGCAGTGGCCTGTGGAGACGTTGATCAGAGTCTGGGAGGGGCGTTTCTTCCCCACTGGGCATGAGAAGTCATGTTCTCCTGCCAAGGTTTCCATCTTCCTTTTTCATCCCTGCTGCCAGGTCACATGTTTGTGTTTCCTCCCTCCGCATCTGCAACTGTGCTAAGGAGGAGAAACGTTCATGAGAGTGGGGCAGAAAAAGAGTGGCCATCTCCCAAAAGCTTATTTGTATGTCTGGACGGCATTGTAGGAAGTATTCCCCAGCTCTCTTGGGCTGTAGGAGATGAGAAAGTTCCATTATCCTTTGCTTGAACAGAGTGCTGTGTTCTTACACTCGTCTTCAAATCTGTGGGGTTGGGATTAAGCATCTGCTTTGATTTATCGGGCTGTGGCTTGAGCAAATATCATTCGCATTCCAGAAACATATCCTTGGTTTGAGGAACACATTTCCTGGAAGAATCACATGCAGTTTCCATGTTACCAAGCAGAGTTCACCAATCTGTGAAAATCTTCAGCCTTACATCAAGGGTATGTACTGTACGTTAAAAGTATTCACTGCATTGTGAGTTAGCGTTAAGGGGACATAACTCAATTTGATTCTCTGGCTGCCTTTTCATGTACATAATTCTGGTCCGAGACTTAATAAGGAGTCTCTGTGATCCCTGTTGCATTTCCTCAAAAGTAATTCCCATTGTTGTCAatgggctttctcccaggcaagcTTACATGGGATTGCAACCTAAGTGAGAATATCGTACCCAAAGTTGGACAGCTTCTCTGCTACATTCAGTGATCTTGTATCTCCTAATTCTCATTTACCATTTTCCCCCGACAACTTTATATTTTTCTTGGTACTAACTAACTTAATCGTGTTTCACCTTATGCCACAGCTCAGAAGTTTTGATCTCTTCCTGGGGTTTACTGTTAAGGAGAACAGACCTTTGTCTTAAACAATAAATCTAGTAAGGACTGCAGTAaatttgttgtaaactgccccaCGTAGCTGAAACAGACCCAGCTGTTGAATAATGGTGGTTTCTTCTTTTGAGTTATTAAATAGCTTCATAATTTCCCTTATTTCTTGTGTTCTGTATTAGAAGGAAGAATCTCTGCAGATGATCTAGAAAAACACATATCCACGGATACTTTGTGGTATATCTGTGGTCCACCTGCAATGATTGAATCCATCTCCAAAGTGCTAGTAAACCTTGGTGTGACTCAAGATAAAATTTTCTTTGAAAAGTGGTGGTAGCACACAGCAGTTCTTCAGCGgaagttaaaaagaaagaaaatgaagcacgcacgcacacacacacacacacacacacacatatatataccgtatttttcgcaccattggacgcaccggagcaaaggacgcacctagtttttagaggaggaaaaaaagtaaaaaatattctgaatcaaatgttgtataaactactgtatttaataaacaaccagtatatcagaatcatattacagccatgtaaagtgaacagcagtcaacaatggcattaagaaccatcatcactgtcattaacaaatgaagagagactttAAAGTTTGAGTACTCTTCTAGTCTTCTGTGAACCCCAAGAACTCATCACTGCTAGAGTCAGAATTTGTGGAGCTCAGTTGCTCACAATCACTGACATCACTTTCTTCGCTATCTTCATGTAAAATACCATCTTCGTTACCATCCAAAGCATTGCTAATGCCACATTTTTTGAATGACCGGACAACGATTTCCTCCTTCACCGAGTGCCATGATGTTTTCACCCATTCACAAACTTGAGTGATAGTGGGCCTCTTCATTCATCCAGTGGGTGTCAGATCATGATTACCAGCAGCCATCCATTTGTTCCACTCTTCTCGCATAAAGATCTTAAATGGCTTGTTGATGGAAACATCGAGAGGTTGCAACTGGCTGGTAAGACCTCCAGGAATTACAGCAAGATGAGTCTTCACTTCTTTAAAGCACTTTTTTGTAGTTTCGCTAATATGTGCTCTAAACTGGTCAAGTACTAATAAGGCAGGTTTTTTCAAAAGCCCTCCAGGACGTTTGGACCACACTTTTTCAACCCATACTCTCATTCCATTTTCGTCCATCCATCCTTTCTCATGAACATGTACAACAACTCCTCGTGGAATCActtcttttggaaatgttttccttttgaaaattaaCATGGGTGGCAATTTGGTGCCATCTGCACAGCAAGACAACACAACAGTGTAATGGGTTTTCTCATGTCCAGAGGTTTTCACGGCGATAGTTTTGGCACCTTTCAGATCAACCATCCTATTAGATGGCACATCAAAGGTTAGTGGGACTTCATCCATATTCCCAATCTGGCCAATTTCAAATCCATTTCTCTTCCTAGCATCAATTACAAATTTATGAAAAGACAGAATCTTAGATTCATATTCTTCTGGCATTTTTTGTGCAGTTCTAGTTTTAGTGCGCATAGCAAGGCCACATCGCTTCATAAATCTGTAGCACCATGATGGTGAGCCAGTAAAATCGTGAATGCCTTTCTCTAAACCAATGCGTTTGGCttcatatattatcatttttgtaGAGACTGCGAAGGTTGCaagcagcctctccgctgcgcaCTGACGGCCCTGAGCTCCTCCAACTCAATGGGGAATCCCAGGGCTTCCCCAGCCAGCCCCCTAGAGCGGCTCACGGGACGGAGGTCAAGTTGCaagcagcctctccgctgcgcaCTGACTGCCCTGAGCTTGTAGCACTGATTGGGGAATCCCAGGGCTTCCCCCAGCCGCCCACGCAGCCTCTCAGCTGCTTGTCGGGCTGAATAGGGAAGcccggggtttccccagccgcccACACAGCCTCTCCACTGCAACCTGAGCTTGGAGGGGCTGGAGGGGGAAGTcaggaccacacattcgctccataggacgcacagactttcccccttagtttttaaaggaaaaaatgtgCGTccaatggtgcgaaaaatacggtatatacatatACTATAATATATACACACTGATGAATGCTGAGAGTTTGCAGAGAATGTTCTTTTCCCTTTGCCCCAATGAGATCTTTATCTATGAAATTATGTTAACTTATTATAAACCTGGCCAACCTATCTTTACAAAATgtactgtgtttatttttgtatCATGACAAactggtgtgtgagagagtgaactGTAAcctctaaaaataaataatatatttcctTACACGTTTTCTGAACTTTTTATTATAACTATAATGTTTGGGACAAGAAAGGACAGACGTGGGCTGAAGGCCAAGGGGAAACTCAGGCATATCGAGAGAACTGCACACAGGGGTAAGATCTACCTCTGACAGAGGGCTATttattcccctctttcttttttctttccctttttcttttgttgtttttttttaaatgattatttagttTTTTTATGGTATCATATGCTGAAattttcaataatatttttttaactgCAAACACTGTGAAGTTTTGCTGCTTGTTTCCTCTCTTGACTGCTGAAGAGACAAGCCCGCTGTCTGCTTTAAAAATGGCTTGTCTTCTCAGCAGCATTGAAATAAGCAAAACTTTGGCTGCCCATTCCAGGTATTGCATGCTACTTCTTCAGTGACCTCTTAAAGCCATGGCCTTAACTCATGGGAGTTTATTACAAGCAGCACAGGGGGTAGCGGTGAAAATACAGCTGTTGTACATTTATGTGTGCCAACAGTGTGCGAAGAACAACTCATGGAATCGAGCGTACTCAGATCCCGGATTCTGTGCTCGTGAAATGGCCATTCTTGTGAAAAGTCTTCAGCAGTGTACCATCATAATGGAGAAGAGCATAAGAAAACCCATTACTTGGAAGGAAAATCCATTGATTTGTGTGGGATTTGCTTCCAGCTGAGATGTTCAGGACTAAGTAACCTGGGCAAACAGGTCTGCATGCTAAGCTACCTAAGACTATTGTATCCTTATGACACTATATAAaccaaggggaaaacagctaaTTTAAAGGCTGCTGTGTCACTTCATATCCATGGTAATTAGAAACTAATTATGTAAAATGCCTTGAGGCTACCAAAGGTGTTAAACTGATACCATGATTTGGATTATAATGCTTAAGCATAAGCCTAATTACCTTGATGAGTTTTCTGTTTCCTCTGTGTAGAATGCTATATGTCAGCGTACTACCTTTCCATGAAATGGAAGGGAACTTCTGCCTGTTGCCTGCTGTTCAGCTTTGGTGGAAAGGGGACTTTTTAAAACAGAGTTACAATCTCTGTTTGTTGGCTTTTGCTGCTTTGACAGGCTCCTGCAGCCCATCCGGCATTCAGTTGCCCCTTCACAGACACCGTGCCAGGAACTCTCCCCGGCCAACAcactatcagcatgagtttgaagtGCCTATCTTACTCGTGCATTACGCTAAAAGAACAGCCCTGGTCATTTGACTAGTGAGTTTGCCTGGTGTGTACCACCTCAACAAAAAGGAGGTAGGCTCACTAGTGCCCATTTGCTCTCCATATATTTAGATTGAATGCCTGGAGGCTTATTCTCTTATGGAACTCCCTGTCACAAGGTTTCATAGCCACTAGCTTAAATGACTTCAAAAGGGATTCAGAAAATTTACAGGTGATCTATCTATGGTTATTAGTCATAATAACCTCCAGGTTTGGAGAGTCATATGTCATTGTATACCATTATATACCTACCTCTGGACTTTACTGAGGCTTTGGCTTGGCCAGTGGGGGGAACTGGATTTGATGGAGCTTTGGTCTAATTTGTTGGGTGGTCTTTTTTTTTATACATTTGGTTACAAAATGTTAGTGGCCTTTCTTGGTGTAGCTAGTTCTCGTTAAGTGCTGGAAACTGATTATTTATCCCATTTAGTTTGAAAATGTTAGAGATTCTGTGAGCGCAGACTACTAAACTTACGTTTGTTTGTAATGtcagattttaatatttttaaaagtccatCTGCTATGTCCTGATTTTCTTCCTTATGTTACTCCTGTTAATCACTTGTGTTTCTTCAAGTCATTTGGAATGACTAATATACTTGTCGTAGGTGAAATGAATGAGATGCCAACTGGTCAGAGCAATTCACACAGTATGATTATCACAGATAGTCCCACATAAGCCTTCTATAAATGATGACTTCGGGAAGGGAGAAGTGAACTTTTGGCATGGATTGTGGCAGCTGCTAAAGTATTAAATCGTTAAGAAATCTGACTACTGTATATCTTTATGGTATAAACATCTCTGGAATTTAGTTATTGCAGGGGGAAAATGACACCCAAGTTACGGGTCTCTAAGGAACAGGAAGATCCTGATAATTTCCATTCATTATGCTGGGTTTTTATATAATATAGTTTAGTTTCAGGTTTACAGATATCTCTCTCCCTGTGTCACCTAAATAAATATGGCTGTCATGATTTTAGATGGTTATTATTTAATATGTTTAGGTTTTGTATACCCTGCCTTTAGTTGGCTATATTATTGAATTTTTGTTACTGTTTAGTTGTCAATATGGTTCCATAATAGCTAATTTTAAAACAGGGTGGGTGCAAGGACAATTGAGATATCTTCTGGACATGTTTTGTGTAACATGTCCAGCAATGCAAACACAGCCAAGGAATTGTTCTGTAGTGATGGATGTCTGATCAGAACCTTCTTCCCCAAACAAAAAAGGAATCTACACATTAGCTGCATGCAAGCCTTGTCTGGACGCTTTGCGTAATATCACAGACGTGTCCCATTCTTTAATGTTGACCAGTCAGTCTGATCAACTTGCAGGAACTCATGGGAAGGAGGCCGTACATTGTGCCAAATTCTTTTGAGTATTGTGGTTGTTTCAATTCTCTAGAGTTCACCAGTCAGAATGGAAACTTAATGGGGCTGATGGCAATTATTCCAGGCACTTCAAGTTGGGTTAGATTCTAGTAACAGACCCTTTGTACGCCAAACAGTGCTGATGACTAATTTATAGCATGCAAtttatgaacatttttttaaaaatcagacttGAgggtgttgttaaaaaaaaaaaaagtctgctcAAACCACCCAGCAAGAACCAGTTTAAAAACATTGGGCAAACTCATGACCTCCATGTTCCAGAAGTTCCTACCTCTTTTGGATCTAAAAAGCACATTGCAATATGAAAGAATTGCATGGAATTCTGAAGTAAATTTTCAGttccctcctccccgccccccctttttttacttatACATTGCACCATTCCTTAGCTGCTGGCAGATTTAAGTGGCAGTACTTGCTCTCCACTGCTAGGCTGTGGAAAGAGAATTTATTCTGATAGCATTAGCTCTCCTTGATTTCCAATGAGCCAGTGTGACATGTCAGTACCCCTATttgaaaaggggagagaggaggaaattgCTTGGCTCCGTGCAAGAGCATGCAGGGAGTGGAGCTCTTGTCAACTCGTATAAATATTGAGGATGCCTTTTTCTTTGAAATGCCAATTCCGATCTTTTTAAATTCTCTGAGCCGGAGGGAATTAATCTTCCTGAGAAAGGAGATTATCTATGACAGTAGCAGTGTCAAGCCTAAAGTGGAACTATAAACCAATGTTCTGTAGCCACCTCTTAATACAACTCTTTTACCTGTGATTTTAAACAGCTGAAAGAAAGGTGGAACATGATGGCTGACCCATTTGGGCTACAGTAGAACAATGGTGAAGCAGTGGGTTCCTACACAGCCCTGCTTCCTTCCAAAATGTCAACAGATACATATCCAAAAGACTCCACGCTTTTTATGGCCGATTTCTCCCCTCCTCCATCATGCCCCTACTTTTGTCAGTCCTTATATGGACTGACTACTACAGGAATAATGGCTTGTCTCTTTAATTGAGGATGTCACACACACCTAGGAGTCAGTAAAATGTGTCTGCGAGATGACCCTAGGAACAGGCGCAGGATTCAAGGACTTAATTACAGAAGGGGTGCCTTCTCTTGCGAATTTAAAGCCTGCTATAGTAAGTATAAACTTAAACAACACAAGCATTTCAAATAAGGTGTTAACCACCCTATTTCATCTGGAATATTTTctccaaaagaaaaacaagatcCCCATGCAATTGCAGCAATGACTTGTGTTCTCTGGGCTCCTCACTAACTAGATATTTTCCATTGATGCTTTACTTATGAATCTCTAGGGATTTCTTATGCTTCTTAATGGTCTAATAGGGtaagcattttttaaacaacTGCAGGCTGCTATATAATTCATTTGATGTGAAACTTCCTTGATTGGAGAGGATGCAAGATTATTCATACAAACTAGTACCGTGACTGCTCATTTATCCTACAAGAGAATCTGATGCAAATAAAAGTATATCACGTGTGGGAGAGCAACAGTCACCCTGACTTGACTTGAACTGGGGTTTACCAAACATGAGCTTCATCTGCGTAATAGCAAAATGCATTGATAGATCAAAAGCAAGAGCAGTATTTTCCACTTTGATGGCAAACAATGACTTGGGAATGGAGTGAATGTGCCCTGCTAGTGTGAAGCAGCCTTCATTCAAcccccaaaatgcattttaagcTCCTGAAAACTAATGTGGCCTGTTCAGCATAAGAGTGGCCTGTTTTAAAGGGCAGCATCTGGTGGTGCTGTGTGCTTGCGCACACCCTCATTCTGCTTCTCCCTCAGTTCTCTTTAAGACTTCACACTACTTTTGCAGCTGGGGAATTTGGGCGGACAGTGCATGCCTATCTGCTGATAGCAGGCTGAGTGGTGCTTGCAAAATCTTAATGTTTCTCCCAAGACATTCCTTATTTTTACCTTGGAATGCAGAAGCCACGTGCATTTTACAAGTAGGAGCAGATGGGAGATAAGGAATCCATTGCTCGCTGGTCGGGAACACGAGTTGCATCGTGGAGGTTAAAGACTCAGACCTCAGCTAGGATTAAGAAAATTGGAATCTCACTCCCTGAGCTCTACTCCTTTTGGGTAGATAATAGCATGCCAGTTCTAACTCGATAGAAGACAACTTCCTATATCCCTAAGGGCATAAAGGAATGGAGCCTGTACTCAGTAACATAGCACAAACGCCATCAGTAGTGGCACCTTTTCAGCTCCAGGAA is a genomic window of Podarcis muralis chromosome 12, rPodMur119.hap1.1, whole genome shotgun sequence containing:
- the OXNAD1 gene encoding oxidoreductase NAD-binding domain-containing protein 1, whose protein sequence is MVCAAVFAIPPLLRSTAGVLPICSSILHLKHVALCYCTVNGNMKSKRKPDHLERTAHDFRQEIISKAKVCGITSESETVKRLRLAVTDKEFTFKAGQWVDFFIPGVAVVGGFSICSSPGLLQQEGVLELAVKQTTHPPAHWVHTQCTLGSEVALRVGGNFFFDPQPADAPANLVLVAGGVGINPLFSILLHVADLQRTRENKGSGYKMGTANLFYCAKNTHELLFRKHILGLRNTFPGRITCSFHVTKQSSPICENLQPYIKEGRISADDLEKHISTDTLWYICGPPAMIESISKVLVNLGVTQDKIFFEKWW